A window from Variovorax sp. PBL-E5 encodes these proteins:
- a CDS encoding DUF2274 domain-containing protein, protein MSSSPHRLRLGPLPRNESIKLTVSLPSELKTCLDDYAAAHSRVHGEAVDAATLIPHMLQSFMARDRGFKALRSRKAPKPAAPVAVVP, encoded by the coding sequence ATGAGTAGCAGTCCACACAGGCTGAGGCTGGGGCCGCTGCCTCGCAACGAGAGCATCAAGCTGACCGTCAGCCTGCCTTCGGAACTTAAGACCTGCCTTGATGACTATGCGGCCGCGCACAGTCGCGTGCATGGCGAAGCGGTGGACGCTGCGACTCTGATTCCTCACATGTTGCAGTCGTTCATGGCCCGTGATCGCGGCTTCAAGGCCCTCCGTTCCCGGAAGGCTCCCAAACCCGCAGCGCCTGTCGCGGTCGTCCCCTAG